A single window of Coffea eugenioides isolate CCC68of chromosome 7, Ceug_1.0, whole genome shotgun sequence DNA harbors:
- the LOC113776713 gene encoding probable carboxylesterase 13, producing MSAPSHSSVMFLSSSGKYLFVLSLYSEFQYGSLVKLFLMVQLEVWRYKTSSFGLLTWWRCLIKSAFSPTYHAHLNVVGAEAGGVAVSINYRLAAEHHLPIAYEDSQIAVKWVAPHSNGEGSEVWLRDYAGFDRVFFGGDAGGNLAHNMASRVWREILDDFNLDVIFLNYPYFCGKDLISSELTKLQAKAYVKGIWHYVHPKSKGVDDPLLNLLMEPNLSRLGFVVAKKVGCFHQQECCVDASLSG from the exons ATGTCTGCCCCTTCACATTCTTCTGTTATGTTCCTTTCGTCTTCCGGTAAATACTTATTTGTATTGTCATTGTACTCTGAATTTCAATATGGTTCTCTGGTGAAGCTATTCTTGATGGTTCAACTTGAG GTTTGGAGATACAAAACTTCCTCTTTTGGTCTACTTACATGGTGGAGGTGTTTGATCAAATCTGCCTTCTCTCCTACATACCACGCGCACCTTAATGTAGTAGGTGCAGAAGCTGGTGGTGTAGCAGTTTCAATTAACTATCGGCTCGCCGCTGAGCATCATTTGCCTATTGCTTATGAAGATTCTCAGATTGCAGTCAAATGGGTTGCCCCTCATTCAAATGGCGAGGGTTCTGAGGTATGGCTTAGGGATTATGCTGGCTTTGATAGGGTGTTTTTTGGTGGGGATGCTGGTGGCAATTTAGCACATAATATGGCATCAAGGGTTTGGCGAGAGATACTAGACGACTTCAATCTTGATGTGATTTTTCTCAATTATCCTTATTTTTGCGGGAAAGATCTAATCAGTAGTGAGTTAACGAAATTACAGGCGAAGGCCTATGTTAAGGGCATTTGGCATTATGTTCACCCAAAATCTAAGGGGGTTGATGATCCATTGTTGAATCTTCTTATGGAACCAAACCTTTCGAGGCTAGGCTTTGTCGTTGCTAAAAAAGTTGGCTGCTTTCATCAACAAGAATGTTGTGTAGATGCATCTTTAAGTGGATAA